From a region of the Paenibacillus sp. R14(2021) genome:
- a CDS encoding MFS transporter, whose product MKPPAAVSKFYYGWVVVLLAFVSLLVSAGIRSMPSIFMVPFEHEFGWSRGGISGVISIGIFLYGLIGPFSAALLAKFGIRRMMVIALAVLAGSLAITPLITELWQFKLLWGLVSGLATGMMANVLGVTVANRWFVERKGLVVGILTASAATGQLLFLPLLAHITVNDGWRHAVYTSVAVVLVLLVVVALFMRNHPYDVGAAAYGTSEVVKPAAFQGSILLTPLLTLRDALKNRTFWLLGGTFFFCGFSTNGLIGTHLIAACGDHGIEEVMAAGLLAFMGIFDLVGTTLSGWLSDRFDARKLLFWYYGLRGLSLLFLPYALDTTPTMLVVFSVFYGLDWIATVPPTVKLAAQEFGKEKAGMVFGWVVVAHQIGASMAAYGAGIVRDMTGTYTTVFVTAGFICLIAAIMALRIAKKAAALPVSVQA is encoded by the coding sequence ATGAAGCCGCCTGCGGCAGTGTCTAAATTTTATTACGGTTGGGTGGTCGTCCTTCTTGCCTTTGTGTCCCTCCTCGTATCCGCCGGCATCCGGTCGATGCCAAGTATCTTCATGGTCCCGTTCGAGCACGAATTCGGCTGGAGCAGAGGCGGGATTTCCGGCGTCATCTCCATCGGTATTTTTCTCTATGGCCTGATCGGTCCCTTCTCGGCCGCGCTGCTTGCCAAATTCGGCATACGCCGAATGATGGTTATCGCGCTAGCCGTGCTTGCGGGCAGCCTTGCCATAACCCCTCTAATAACGGAGCTGTGGCAGTTCAAGCTGCTGTGGGGGCTGGTATCCGGACTTGCAACCGGCATGATGGCGAACGTGCTTGGCGTTACCGTCGCGAACCGCTGGTTCGTGGAGCGCAAAGGCTTGGTCGTCGGCATTCTGACGGCCAGCGCCGCCACCGGTCAGCTGCTGTTCCTCCCGCTGCTTGCGCACATTACGGTGAATGACGGCTGGCGGCATGCCGTATACACGTCGGTTGCAGTCGTGCTTGTGCTGCTTGTTGTCGTCGCCTTGTTCATGCGCAATCATCCGTATGACGTAGGCGCAGCCGCTTACGGAACGAGCGAAGTCGTGAAGCCTGCCGCCTTCCAGGGCAGTATCTTGCTGACGCCTTTGCTGACGCTGCGCGACGCCTTGAAGAACCGAACGTTCTGGCTGCTCGGCGGCACATTCTTCTTCTGCGGCTTCTCGACGAACGGCTTGATCGGCACGCACCTTATCGCGGCCTGCGGCGATCATGGCATCGAGGAAGTAATGGCAGCGGGTCTGCTTGCCTTCATGGGGATTTTCGACCTGGTTGGCACGACATTGTCCGGCTGGCTGTCGGACCGGTTCGACGCCCGGAAGCTGCTGTTCTGGTATTACGGGCTGCGCGGTCTGTCGCTCTTATTCCTTCCGTATGCACTCGATACGACGCCGACGATGCTTGTCGTGTTCTCCGTATTTTACGGGCTGGACTGGATTGCGACCGTGCCGCCGACGGTTAAATTGGCTGCCCAGGAATTCGGTAAAGAGAAAGCCGGCATGGTGTTCGGCTGGGTCGTCGTCGCCCATCAAATCGGCGCTTCGATGGCTGCTTATGGCGCCGGCATCGTGCGCGATATGACCGGCACGTACACGACCGTATTCGTCACGGCCGGATTTATCTGCCTGATCGCCGCGATCATGGCGCTTCGTATTGCGAAGAAAGCGGCGGCACTGCCTGTATCCGTGCAAGCTTAA
- a CDS encoding DeoR/GlpR family DNA-binding transcription regulator has translation MNPLRRYEKIMETLLAAREVTVAELSEQLEVTGKTVREDLAKLEEKGLLQRIHGGAVLAQANQLGILSPKREEAPNAAERQEIAALAVSLIERGDVIALDGGRTTLEIARQLPDQPLTVVTNDLFIIAELARKEAVRLVVPGGYQMRNMLIGAEAEAYIRKLNISKAFLSATGVHPASGFTIYAGESAEIKRAWLETAKTAYVLADHEKFGQGALFTFAKLDEVEAILTDSGMPHETAEQYRLAGIRLMIRGNGSIEL, from the coding sequence ATGAACCCTTTGCGAAGATACGAGAAAATCATGGAAACCTTGCTGGCGGCCCGAGAAGTGACGGTCGCGGAGCTGAGCGAACAGCTGGAAGTGACGGGCAAGACGGTGCGGGAGGATCTGGCCAAGCTGGAGGAGAAGGGACTGCTGCAGCGCATCCATGGCGGCGCCGTGCTGGCTCAAGCGAACCAGCTCGGCATTCTGTCGCCGAAGCGCGAGGAAGCGCCGAATGCGGCAGAGCGCCAGGAGATCGCCGCGCTTGCCGTATCGCTCATCGAACGCGGCGACGTCATTGCCCTGGACGGAGGACGAACGACGCTTGAAATCGCCAGGCAGCTGCCGGATCAGCCGCTGACCGTGGTGACGAACGACCTGTTTATCATCGCGGAGCTGGCCCGTAAGGAGGCGGTACGCTTGGTCGTGCCGGGCGGCTACCAGATGCGCAACATGCTGATCGGCGCGGAAGCGGAGGCGTATATCCGCAAGCTGAACATCTCGAAAGCGTTCCTGTCCGCGACGGGCGTACATCCGGCGTCCGGATTTACGATTTATGCCGGCGAGTCGGCGGAGATCAAGCGGGCGTGGCTGGAAACGGCGAAGACGGCCTACGTGCTGGCGGACCACGAGAAATTCGGGCAAGGGGCGCTGTTTACATTTGCTAAGCTGGATGAGGTTGAAGCGATACTAACGGATTCCGGCATGCCGCACGAAACGGCCGAGCAGTACCGCCTT